A DNA window from Halorubrum sp. DM2 contains the following coding sequences:
- a CDS encoding cobalamin-binding protein → MSTPRVVSLAPSATATVAALGAADRLVGVTAHCDLSDDAAAGSAHGDGPATVVGGWLNPDLDRVTALDPDVVLTSDALQSDLADACRDRGLDVAHREPSTLDDAVGGFAARGSDVGRPEAGERLAADARDRLDRIAEAVADRPRPTVYCEEWSDPPMAAGNWVPDAVRAAGGRYPFVDSGERSREVEPDAVVAADPDRVVVHVCGRGDRVDPETVESRDWVDAPVSVIDDSLLNQPSPALLDGVERLARLLHPEAFSAAGDDART, encoded by the coding sequence ATGTCAACGCCCCGCGTCGTCTCGCTCGCCCCGAGCGCGACCGCGACGGTCGCCGCCCTCGGCGCGGCCGACCGGCTCGTCGGCGTCACCGCGCACTGCGATCTCTCGGACGACGCGGCGGCCGGCTCCGCGCACGGCGACGGTCCCGCGACCGTCGTCGGCGGGTGGCTGAACCCCGACCTCGACCGCGTTACCGCCCTCGACCCCGACGTCGTCCTCACGAGCGACGCGCTCCAGAGCGACCTCGCGGACGCCTGTCGCGACCGCGGGCTCGACGTCGCGCACCGCGAGCCGTCGACCCTCGACGACGCCGTCGGCGGGTTCGCCGCCCGCGGGAGCGATGTCGGCCGTCCCGAGGCGGGCGAGCGGCTCGCGGCCGACGCCCGCGACCGACTCGACCGGATCGCCGAGGCGGTCGCCGACCGCCCCCGCCCGACCGTCTACTGCGAGGAGTGGTCCGACCCGCCGATGGCCGCCGGTAACTGGGTCCCCGACGCGGTCCGCGCCGCGGGCGGGCGCTACCCGTTCGTCGACTCGGGCGAGCGCTCCCGCGAGGTCGAGCCCGACGCCGTCGTCGCCGCGGACCCGGATCGCGTCGTCGTCCACGTCTGCGGCCGCGGCGACCGCGTCGACCCCGAAACGGTGGAATCGCGCGACTGGGTCGACGCCCCCGTCAGCGTGATCGACGACTCCCTCCTCAACCAGCCGAGCCCCGCCCTCCTCGACGGCGTCGAGCGGCTGGCGCGGTTGCTCCATCCCGAGGCGTTTTCGGCCGCCGGCGACGACGCCCGTACATGA
- a CDS encoding inosine/xanthosine triphosphatase, producing the protein MTTLRVGVGSGNPVKRRAVELALGSASDADLPGDPTGVAIEAVPVDSGVSEQPTGHAETVAGAENRAAAVLEADTGSPSGYDLGVGIEGGVAGFDGVDGRYLIMWAAVTDGDRVGRAAGPSVALPADVAARIDDGEELGPVMDDRLGTDGVATRGGAAGALTGGRVDRAEALAAAVSGALGPFASSLY; encoded by the coding sequence ATGACGACCCTGCGAGTCGGCGTCGGCAGCGGGAACCCGGTGAAGCGGCGCGCGGTCGAACTGGCGCTCGGATCCGCGTCGGACGCGGACCTCCCGGGCGACCCGACGGGCGTCGCGATCGAAGCGGTCCCCGTCGACTCCGGCGTGAGCGAACAGCCGACCGGCCACGCGGAGACCGTCGCGGGCGCGGAGAACCGGGCCGCGGCGGTCCTCGAAGCCGACACCGGATCTCCTTCCGGCTACGACCTCGGCGTCGGCATCGAGGGCGGCGTCGCCGGGTTCGACGGGGTCGACGGCCGCTACCTGATCATGTGGGCGGCGGTGACGGACGGGGACCGCGTCGGTCGCGCCGCCGGGCCGAGCGTCGCGCTCCCGGCGGACGTCGCCGCCCGGATCGACGACGGGGAGGAGCTCGGACCCGTGATGGACGACCGCCTCGGCACGGACGGGGTCGCGACGCGCGGCGGCGCGGCCGGCGCGCTCACCGGCGGTCGCGTCGACCGCGCCGAGGCGCTCGCGGCCGCGGTGAGCGGCGCGCTCGGTCCGTTCGCCTCGTCGCTGTACTGA
- a CDS encoding MarR family transcriptional regulator, protein MTEGFDGRKRETLRRFAAVGAAAPFVGTASASDDGDANETREAIRGYVPTTPGAHFSKLRDDLRLGTGEAQYHLRKLEESGAIESEKDADYRRFFPADRFDETDKRALGYLRRETPRGMILALLRDPDATGADLAGALGVSRPTISAAAADLETAGLLDRSDGYALTEPERLLTLVVRYADSFDAETVAFADDAASLVAYDP, encoded by the coding sequence GTGACAGAGGGGTTCGACGGACGGAAACGCGAGACGCTCCGGCGGTTCGCCGCGGTCGGAGCCGCCGCGCCGTTCGTCGGGACCGCGAGCGCGAGCGACGACGGTGACGCCAACGAGACGCGGGAGGCGATCCGCGGCTACGTGCCGACGACCCCCGGCGCGCACTTCTCGAAGCTCCGCGACGACCTCCGACTCGGCACCGGCGAGGCGCAGTATCACCTCCGGAAACTCGAGGAATCGGGTGCGATCGAGTCGGAGAAGGACGCCGACTACCGGCGCTTTTTCCCGGCGGACCGCTTTGACGAGACGGACAAGCGCGCGCTCGGATACCTCCGCCGGGAGACGCCGCGAGGGATGATCCTCGCGCTGTTGCGCGACCCGGACGCGACCGGAGCCGACCTCGCTGGCGCGCTCGGTGTTTCCCGGCCGACGATAAGCGCCGCGGCCGCGGATCTGGAGACGGCGGGGTTGTTGGACCGGAGCGACGGCTACGCGTTGACGGAGCCGGAGCGGCTGCTCACCCTCGTCGTCCGGTACGCGGACTCCTTCGACGCCGAGACGGTCGCGTTCGCCGACGACGCCGCGTCGCTGGTCGCGTACGATCCGTGA
- a CDS encoding SPFH domain-containing protein: MDPIPLQLGFELVSVGLLALLLVVVTLWQSFEIVDAYEKKTLTVFGEYRKLLEPGINLIPPFVSRTYPFDMRTQTLDVPRQEAITRDNSPVTADAVVYIKVMDAKKAFLEVDDYKKAVSNLAQTTLRAVLGDMELDDTLNKRQEINAKIRKELDEPTDEWGIRVESVEVREVNPSKDVQQAMEQQTSAERRRRAMILEAQGERRSAVEQAEGDKQSNIIRAQGEKQSQILEAQGDAISTVLRARSAESMGERAIIERGMETLEEIGKGESTTFVLPQELTSLVGRYGKALSGSDVQEMEGLDGKEFDADTRKMLGLDDIDEILGQIEESAEMNVEELEKEAEAVKAGDAGASIRSADEVIQEMDDEEAAAEVETDTEVETEN; this comes from the coding sequence ATGGATCCGATACCCCTCCAACTCGGTTTCGAGCTCGTGAGCGTCGGCCTGCTCGCGCTGCTTCTCGTGGTCGTCACGCTCTGGCAGTCGTTCGAGATCGTCGACGCCTACGAGAAGAAGACGCTCACCGTCTTCGGCGAGTACCGAAAGCTGCTCGAACCGGGCATCAACCTCATCCCGCCGTTCGTCTCCCGGACGTATCCGTTCGACATGCGGACCCAGACGCTGGACGTGCCCCGCCAAGAAGCGATCACGCGAGACAACTCCCCGGTGACCGCCGACGCGGTCGTCTACATCAAGGTGATGGACGCCAAGAAGGCATTCTTAGAGGTCGACGACTACAAGAAGGCCGTCTCGAACCTCGCACAGACCACCCTCCGCGCGGTGCTGGGCGACATGGAGCTCGACGACACGCTGAACAAGCGCCAGGAGATCAACGCGAAGATCCGGAAAGAACTGGACGAACCCACCGACGAGTGGGGGATCCGGGTCGAGAGCGTCGAGGTCCGCGAGGTCAACCCCTCGAAGGACGTCCAGCAGGCGATGGAGCAGCAGACCTCCGCCGAGCGCCGCCGCCGCGCGATGATCCTCGAAGCGCAGGGAGAACGCCGCTCCGCGGTCGAGCAGGCGGAAGGTGACAAGCAGTCCAACATCATCCGCGCGCAGGGTGAAAAGCAGTCCCAGATCCTCGAAGCGCAGGGTGACGCGATCTCGACGGTCCTCCGTGCCCGCTCCGCCGAGTCGATGGGCGAACGCGCCATCATCGAGCGCGGCATGGAGACCTTAGAGGAGATTGGCAAAGGCGAGTCCACCACCTTCGTCCTCCCGCAGGAGCTGACCAGTCTGGTCGGCCGCTACGGCAAGGCCCTCTCCGGCTCCGACGTTCAGGAGATGGAGGGGCTCGACGGGAAGGAGTTCGACGCCGACACGCGGAAGATGCTCGGCCTCGACGACATCGACGAGATTCTCGGCCAGATCGAGGAGTCCGCGGAGATGAACGTCGAGGAGTTAGAGAAGGAGGCCGAGGCCGTGAAGGCGGGCGACGCCGGCGCGAGCATCAGGTCCGCCGACGAGGTCATCCAAGAGATGGACGATGAGGAGGCGGCCGCGGAAGTGGAGACGGACACAGAAGTGGAGACGGAGAACTGA
- a CDS encoding SRPBCC family protein has protein sequence MNWGPPDESEEPSDDASDPADDPFAASDTILVAADPATVFAFLDDPANHAAITPGLTDVRDVEPLEDGGKRLSYTYRMAGMGIDGEIVQTVHDPPERHVFELRGRLTGTIDLRLAPVESGTELTYAATYGLPENALTRVGAPVIRRFNERQLRAALENVAARFDGSE, from the coding sequence ATGAACTGGGGGCCACCGGACGAGTCGGAGGAGCCGAGCGACGACGCGTCCGACCCGGCCGACGACCCGTTCGCCGCGAGCGACACGATCCTCGTCGCGGCCGACCCCGCGACCGTGTTCGCGTTCCTCGACGACCCGGCGAACCACGCGGCTATCACTCCCGGACTCACGGACGTGAGAGACGTCGAACCGCTGGAGGACGGCGGGAAGCGCCTCTCGTACACTTACCGGATGGCGGGGATGGGGATCGACGGCGAGATCGTCCAGACGGTCCACGACCCGCCCGAGCGCCACGTCTTCGAACTTCGGGGGCGGCTCACCGGGACCATCGATCTCCGGCTCGCGCCCGTCGAGAGCGGGACGGAGCTGACGTACGCCGCGACGTACGGCCTGCCGGAGAACGCCCTCACGAGGGTCGGCGCGCCCGTGATCCGTCGGTTCAACGAGCGACAGCTTCGCGCGGCGCTGGAGAACGTCGCGGCGCGCTTCGACGGAAGCGAGTGA
- a CDS encoding bacterio-opsin activator domain-containing protein → MANARALLVHPDEGSDRIETALDAAGFDVTRTETAASAVAKATTGEYDCVVSEYALAGDDGVALATAIEESDAGVPVVMFTETDEEGVPEAAYENGVNRFLKKNGSASIDQLVSDVSAVSSGVPASEPRQDVSDHEPSAAEVTRAVEDAPIGISISDPDLPDYPLVYVNDAWKEHTGYPIEEVLGRNPRFLQGPGTDPETVAEIAEAIGNEEQVTVEVRNYRRDGTPFWNELTVAPVYDEDGDLAHYVGFQNDVSERKAAERLAEERAEKLATERRALDRLLGRVNGLLSDITRILVENWDPEVIPERVCEVVADEPGYAGAWIGEVSSATGQFEISAASGVAVEPGTTLDVGELPAEVREAIETEELRGGSIEGGDGGPLSPASAGGTQLLVVPLTYGKRRYGVLGIYGNGADVLDRRERKVCESVGKMIANGLHSIETTRILTTDRVSEIVVEIRDPSSTLTRIADAVGKEVEHLGTTRLDDDAGELYFRVGGGDVDLDEVADLPMVRSVRPVSETTDAVSFAVTVTESPPLARLADHGGVVSEATATADAATLTIEAPPERDVRSILDVFRDEYEGVELRSRVERESRDRTVAEFAAAVDEQLTERQRAALKTAELNGYFEWPRPVDGSEIAERMGITRQTFHQHLRAAERKLVEAYVDPRSSE, encoded by the coding sequence ATGGCGAACGCTCGGGCTCTGCTCGTCCACCCGGATGAGGGGAGCGATCGGATCGAGACGGCGCTCGATGCCGCGGGGTTCGACGTGACGCGCACGGAGACCGCGGCGTCCGCCGTCGCGAAGGCGACGACGGGGGAGTACGACTGCGTCGTCAGCGAGTACGCGCTGGCCGGCGACGACGGCGTCGCGTTGGCGACCGCGATCGAGGAGTCGGACGCCGGCGTCCCCGTCGTGATGTTCACCGAGACGGACGAGGAGGGCGTCCCGGAGGCGGCCTACGAGAACGGCGTCAACCGGTTCCTCAAGAAGAACGGGTCGGCGTCGATCGACCAGCTCGTCTCCGACGTGTCAGCGGTCTCCTCCGGCGTCCCCGCCTCGGAGCCGCGACAGGACGTGTCCGACCACGAGCCGTCCGCGGCGGAGGTGACGCGGGCCGTCGAGGACGCGCCGATCGGGATCAGCATCAGCGACCCGGACCTCCCCGACTACCCGCTCGTGTACGTCAACGACGCGTGGAAAGAACACACCGGCTACCCGATCGAGGAGGTTCTCGGTCGGAACCCGCGGTTCCTCCAGGGACCGGGCACGGACCCGGAGACCGTCGCGGAGATCGCGGAGGCGATCGGGAACGAGGAGCAGGTGACCGTCGAGGTCCGCAACTACCGACGGGACGGGACGCCGTTCTGGAACGAGCTGACGGTGGCCCCAGTCTACGACGAGGACGGCGATCTGGCCCACTACGTCGGGTTCCAGAATGACGTCAGCGAGCGGAAGGCGGCCGAGCGGCTCGCGGAGGAGCGCGCCGAGAAGCTCGCGACGGAGCGCCGGGCGCTCGACAGACTCCTCGGCCGGGTGAACGGGCTCCTCAGCGACATCACCCGGATCCTCGTCGAGAACTGGGACCCGGAGGTCATCCCGGAGCGGGTCTGCGAGGTCGTCGCCGACGAGCCGGGGTACGCCGGCGCGTGGATCGGGGAGGTCTCCTCGGCGACCGGGCAGTTCGAGATAAGCGCCGCGAGCGGCGTCGCGGTCGAACCGGGAACGACCCTCGACGTCGGGGAGCTTCCGGCCGAGGTCCGGGAGGCGATCGAGACGGAGGAGCTCCGGGGCGGATCGATAGAGGGCGGCGACGGCGGCCCGCTCTCGCCGGCGTCTGCCGGCGGGACGCAACTGCTCGTCGTCCCGCTCACGTACGGGAAGCGTCGGTACGGCGTCTTGGGGATCTACGGGAACGGCGCGGACGTCCTCGACCGCCGGGAGCGGAAGGTGTGCGAGTCGGTCGGGAAGATGATCGCCAACGGGCTCCACTCGATCGAGACGACGCGGATCCTCACCACCGACCGCGTCTCCGAGATCGTCGTGGAGATCCGCGACCCGTCGTCGACGCTCACGCGGATCGCCGACGCGGTCGGCAAGGAGGTCGAACACCTCGGGACGACGCGGCTCGACGACGACGCCGGCGAGCTGTACTTCCGAGTCGGCGGCGGCGACGTGGACCTCGACGAGGTGGCGGACCTGCCGATGGTCCGGTCAGTGCGACCGGTCTCGGAGACGACCGACGCAGTCAGCTTCGCCGTCACCGTCACCGAATCGCCGCCGCTCGCGCGGTTGGCCGACCACGGCGGCGTCGTCTCCGAGGCGACCGCCACCGCGGACGCGGCGACGCTCACGATCGAGGCACCGCCCGAACGCGACGTCCGGTCGATTCTCGACGTGTTCCGCGACGAGTACGAGGGCGTCGAGCTTCGGTCGCGCGTCGAGCGCGAGAGCCGCGACCGCACCGTCGCGGAGTTCGCGGCGGCGGTCGACGAACAGCTCACCGAGCGACAGCGCGCGGCGCTGAAGACCGCCGAGCTGAACGGCTACTTCGAGTGGCCGCGCCCGGTCGACGGCTCGGAGATCGCAGAGCGGATGGGGATCACCCGGCAGACGTTCCACCAGCACCTCCGCGCGGCAGAACGGAAGCTGGTCGAGGCGTACGTCGACCCCCGATCGAGCGAATGA